The following proteins come from a genomic window of Streptomyces liliiviolaceus:
- a CDS encoding ATP-binding protein, with the protein MLRNLPEPPDELVGRHRELARVADALDRHRLVVLTGVGGVGKSRLALHAAQQVMRTGTRGVAWADLWPLTNPRLLLATVADALDFADHATAEPLDALCAWLAGKDVLLVLDSCEHLSAACRDLLTRLLDDCPGVTVLVTSREPLGMDGEHRIVVEPLPPASDAVELFCRRAAVTGTGPLGPEDVLIAARLCRRLEGIPLALELAAGQLAHHTLDEVEELLRARLDLSAQHSVRAGRVHFRQRTLRTAIGWSHELCEPPERLLWARFSVFRDAVDADAVRAVCADETLRAADVERALAGLERKSVVARVDGRFRMLDTLREYGRMWLGELDETEVLARRHAAFFLRRARRAHADWLGPTQIDAYRWISAAHSDLCAALDHFLTSRPQQALELAGLLGFFWSCCGHLREATGYLEESLALTEEPGAVRTRALWSLGVVRVLCGEHDAAQRLALACQRQAAAQEDVEGALHAAYLQGLVHLLRGRPMAARFVVDAALRSADGGPFASVGRVLCRLIRVFAMTGEGLRDEARREAGELRRDCVVRGEWWTRSYAEYQLALLALFEDRAEAAVEHAAAMLDGKRRIGDSFGIALGLDLLASALAAQGAGGPAVAAYGAGENYWAAVGHPQRGTPELGPVRDQYESTARSLLGDSAYDKALLVSVLRDPESVLQELLDSTG; encoded by the coding sequence GTGCTGAGGAACCTGCCTGAGCCCCCTGACGAACTCGTCGGACGACACCGGGAACTGGCCCGCGTCGCCGACGCACTGGACCGGCACCGCCTGGTCGTCCTCACGGGTGTGGGCGGCGTGGGCAAGAGCCGGCTCGCGCTGCACGCGGCGCAGCAGGTGATGCGTACCGGCACCAGAGGAGTCGCCTGGGCCGACCTGTGGCCGCTCACGAACCCCCGCCTCCTGCTCGCCACGGTCGCCGACGCCCTCGACTTCGCCGACCACGCGACGGCCGAGCCCCTGGACGCGCTGTGCGCATGGCTGGCGGGCAAGGACGTCCTGCTGGTGCTGGACTCGTGCGAGCACCTCTCGGCGGCCTGCCGCGACCTCCTCACCCGCCTCCTCGACGACTGCCCGGGAGTGACCGTGCTGGTCACCAGCCGGGAACCGCTGGGGATGGACGGCGAGCACCGGATCGTCGTGGAGCCGCTGCCACCGGCCTCCGACGCCGTGGAACTCTTCTGCCGGCGTGCGGCGGTGACGGGAACCGGCCCGCTGGGCCCGGAGGACGTCCTGATCGCCGCCCGGCTGTGCCGGCGGCTGGAAGGCATCCCGCTCGCGCTGGAACTGGCGGCGGGCCAGCTGGCCCACCACACGCTCGACGAGGTCGAGGAACTCCTGCGGGCCCGCCTGGACCTCTCCGCGCAGCACTCGGTCCGCGCGGGACGCGTGCACTTCCGGCAGCGGACGCTGCGCACCGCGATCGGCTGGAGCCACGAGCTGTGCGAGCCCCCGGAGCGTCTGCTGTGGGCCCGGTTCTCGGTGTTCCGGGACGCCGTGGACGCCGACGCGGTGCGCGCGGTGTGCGCCGACGAGACCCTGCGCGCCGCGGACGTCGAGCGGGCGCTCGCCGGCCTGGAGCGCAAATCCGTCGTGGCCCGCGTGGACGGCCGCTTCCGGATGCTCGACACGCTGCGCGAGTACGGCCGTATGTGGCTCGGAGAACTCGACGAGACCGAAGTACTGGCCCGGCGCCACGCCGCCTTCTTCCTGCGCCGTGCCCGGCGGGCCCACGCCGACTGGCTGGGCCCGACGCAGATCGACGCGTACCGCTGGATCTCCGCGGCCCACTCCGACCTGTGCGCCGCGCTCGACCACTTCCTCACCAGCCGGCCGCAGCAGGCCCTCGAACTGGCCGGGCTGCTGGGCTTCTTCTGGAGCTGCTGCGGTCACCTGCGGGAGGCCACGGGCTATCTGGAGGAGTCCCTGGCACTGACGGAGGAGCCGGGAGCTGTGCGGACCCGCGCCCTGTGGTCCCTGGGTGTCGTCCGGGTGCTGTGCGGCGAGCACGACGCGGCGCAGCGGCTCGCCCTGGCCTGCCAGCGGCAGGCCGCCGCCCAGGAGGATGTCGAAGGGGCGTTGCACGCCGCCTATCTGCAGGGGCTGGTCCATCTGCTGCGGGGCCGTCCGATGGCCGCGCGGTTCGTCGTCGACGCGGCCCTGAGAAGTGCTGATGGCGGGCCCTTCGCCTCCGTGGGCCGTGTGCTGTGCCGTCTGATCCGCGTCTTCGCCATGACGGGCGAGGGCCTGCGCGACGAGGCCCGCCGTGAGGCCGGTGAGCTGCGCCGGGACTGTGTCGTACGCGGCGAGTGGTGGACCCGGTCGTACGCCGAGTACCAGTTGGCGCTGCTCGCGCTGTTCGAGGATCGTGCGGAGGCGGCCGTGGAACACGCGGCCGCCATGCTCGACGGCAAGCGTCGCATCGGTGACAGCTTCGGCATCGCCCTCGGCCTGGACCTGCTCGCCTCGGCGCTCGCCGCGCAGGGTGCCGGCGGGCCCGCGGTCGCCGCGTACGGGGCCGGCGAGAACTACTGGGCCGCCGTCGGCCATCCGCAGCGGGGCACTCCGGAGCTCGGACCGGTCCGGGACCAGTACGAGTCGACGGCCCGCTCCCTGCTGGGCGACTCCGCGTACGACAAGGCCCTGCTCGTCTCGGTGCTCCGCGACCCCGAGTCGGTGCTCCAGGAACTCCTGGACAGCACCGGCTGA
- a CDS encoding oxygenase MpaB family protein, protein MKPNRPSRVDGLRERLGSGLFARVAGPEGPRNRARIHDTPGPRWFGPERPVRRVHGDASMFIGGLSALLLQSLHPLAMAAVAAHSGFRGDPWGRLQRTSTFLATTTYGTAESAQLACAQVRSVHERVSGVTAEGLAYRASDPHLLAWVHVAEADSFLRAHQRYGRHPLTPAECDGYVADMARVAAALGVVDPPRDRAELAERLDAYRPELRATAQTRDAARFLLLNPPLPLLARLPYGVLAANAVSLLPAWATTELGLPRLAVAENLCVRPLGSAMTSAVRWAMTPPPAAATAPAATVTAAD, encoded by the coding sequence ATGAAACCGAACAGACCATCCCGGGTCGACGGACTGCGGGAACGCCTGGGCAGCGGGCTCTTCGCCCGGGTGGCGGGACCCGAGGGCCCGCGCAACCGCGCCCGCATCCACGACACGCCGGGGCCGCGCTGGTTCGGCCCGGAGCGCCCCGTCCGCCGGGTGCACGGGGACGCGTCGATGTTCATCGGGGGTCTCTCGGCCCTGCTCCTCCAGTCGCTCCATCCCCTCGCCATGGCCGCGGTGGCCGCCCACTCCGGCTTCCGCGGCGACCCGTGGGGCAGGCTCCAGCGCACCAGTACGTTCCTGGCGACCACGACGTACGGCACCGCCGAGAGCGCACAGCTGGCCTGTGCGCAGGTGCGCTCGGTCCACGAACGGGTGTCCGGGGTGACGGCCGAAGGACTCGCCTACCGTGCGAGCGACCCGCACCTTCTGGCCTGGGTCCACGTCGCGGAGGCCGACAGCTTCCTGCGCGCCCACCAGCGCTACGGGCGCCACCCGCTGACGCCCGCGGAGTGCGACGGGTACGTCGCGGACATGGCGCGCGTCGCCGCCGCGCTGGGCGTCGTCGATCCCCCGCGCGACCGGGCGGAGCTGGCGGAACGGCTCGACGCGTACCGCCCGGAACTGAGGGCGACCGCACAGACGCGCGACGCCGCACGCTTCCTGCTGCTGAACCCGCCGCTGCCGCTGCTCGCCCGGCTCCCGTACGGGGTGCTGGCCGCGAACGCGGTGTCCCTGCTGCCCGCCTGGGCCACCACGGAACTCGGCCTGCCCCGGCTGGCGGTGGCCGAGAACCTGTGCGTACGGCCGCTCGGCTCGGCCATGACGTCGGCCGTGCGGTGGGCCATGACACCGCCGCCTGCCGCCGCCACGGCTCCGGCCGCGACCGTGACCGCGGCGGACTGA
- a CDS encoding P1 family peptidase, producing MRESPSEPSPSVSASSPRRARELGLSVGDLPTGTHNALTDVPGVRVGHTTLVRPPRVHSGVTAIVPDGVGPGSPLPGGVFAGNGYGKLLGTTQLAELGALETPVLLTSTLSAFRVADALVGWVLERPEGAAARSLNPVVGECNDGLLSDIRSRPVREEHVRAALDTACGGPVAEGGVGAGTGMTALGFKAGIGTSSRRVPLAGRDVTLGVLVQANFGGTLRVSGRAVTPADVGVPTADPDSTTSTAPEAGSCMVVVATDAPLDARQLTRLARRAVYGLARVGAAYGHGSGDYGLAFGTRPLGTPAGPAVVPDDRLDPLFVAVLDAVEEAVLNSLLTATTTTGPYGHTRHPLPAAPLLALLGRGDPGAAGGSQARSRATGPGPESGPVTRGSAGRGA from the coding sequence ATGCGCGAGTCACCGTCCGAACCGTCCCCGTCCGTCAGCGCCAGCAGCCCCCGCAGGGCCCGTGAGCTGGGGCTCTCCGTCGGTGATCTGCCCACGGGAACGCACAACGCCCTCACCGATGTGCCCGGGGTCCGCGTCGGGCACACCACGCTCGTCCGGCCGCCGCGCGTGCACAGCGGTGTCACCGCGATCGTGCCGGACGGGGTGGGCCCCGGCAGCCCGCTGCCCGGCGGGGTGTTCGCGGGCAACGGCTACGGCAAGCTGCTCGGCACCACGCAGCTCGCCGAACTCGGCGCGCTGGAGACCCCGGTGCTCCTCACCTCGACCCTGTCCGCCTTCAGGGTCGCGGACGCCCTGGTCGGCTGGGTCCTGGAGCGGCCCGAGGGGGCTGCCGCGCGGAGCCTGAACCCGGTCGTGGGCGAATGCAACGACGGTCTCCTGTCGGACATCCGCTCACGTCCGGTCCGCGAGGAACACGTCCGGGCCGCGCTCGACACCGCGTGCGGCGGGCCGGTCGCCGAGGGCGGCGTCGGCGCGGGCACCGGGATGACCGCGCTGGGGTTCAAGGCCGGCATCGGCACCTCGTCACGACGCGTACCGCTGGCCGGCCGGGACGTGACACTCGGGGTGCTCGTCCAGGCCAACTTCGGCGGCACACTGCGGGTGTCGGGCCGTGCGGTCACGCCCGCCGACGTCGGCGTACCGACCGCGGACCCGGACTCCACCACGAGCACCGCGCCCGAGGCCGGTTCCTGCATGGTCGTGGTCGCCACCGACGCGCCGCTGGACGCCCGCCAGTTGACCCGCCTCGCCCGGCGCGCCGTCTACGGACTCGCCAGGGTCGGCGCCGCGTACGGACACGGCAGCGGCGACTACGGCCTCGCCTTCGGCACGCGTCCCCTGGGCACGCCCGCGGGGCCCGCCGTGGTGCCCGACGACCGGCTGGACCCCCTCTTCGTCGCCGTCCTCGACGCCGTCGAGGAGGCCGTCCTCAACTCGCTGCTCACCGCCACCACGACCACGGGGCCGTACGGCCACACCCGCCACCCCCTGCCCGCGGCACCCCTCCTCGCCCTGCTGGGCCGAGGAGACCCGGGCGCCGCGGGAGGCTCTCAAGCCCGGTCGAGGGCCACCGGACCCGGTCCCGAGTCGGGTCCCGTCACACGCGGGTCCGCGGGCCGGGGTGCGTAG
- a CDS encoding FHA domain-containing protein, with the protein MSSVIVGRTGPFSGQSVVLGTAALRFGRKSDNDVIIVSTSASRLHAEIVVEDDAFVLHDRNSRNGTYVNERRITRHPLAPGDVIRIGDETFLFETQEALETVMDLSQLDVPRPTALANPSALRVTIAGGGPVGLAFALLLENALQGRVFITVYEGRWVKNGTTVAWKDETLGNVRRQQVVTIQSRQYLALTEEMQSALFAEGQHFSEMWPVGPDSVDGRPPRNIRIAYVEDKLLELANSKSAIRLVPKRFDPSEHEHRVANDHVLAICDGGRSRTREHYADRFGAADASIYSLDGEHLQDVVLGLRVKSPLTDRMSVLLTVSQNRFLLNSLRGEGFLNMRLTREETKAVIGIDPVRQVFEECIAARPCVMSRHEDNEFVCPTHGTLFLPALLRGSHLWKRIREGLKLFGVAEDDLSAITSFRLDMVQRPRFTAQLTRSTATTPGTYGFLLGDAANAIHFWPGRGLNSGLASAVSLARSLSRTWQGRPLRDADFIRHEAAMSMLQYRHKSRAWNAMVTTDEQGATRAIKDIIARSMEQGESPVAAMAQAGGSEAEAEAEQPDLDALLERMRAIRDRLETRLPGMPSDEELREHLATLAPSTLRTLQESGAWDTLIVGGEEADIDLFYQEDAPIYAPRPADPRVTGPDSGPGPVALDRA; encoded by the coding sequence GTGTCGTCGGTCATCGTGGGACGCACGGGTCCCTTCAGCGGTCAGAGCGTGGTGCTGGGCACCGCTGCCCTGCGGTTCGGTCGCAAGAGCGACAACGATGTGATCATTGTCAGCACCAGCGCTTCACGGCTGCACGCCGAGATCGTCGTGGAGGACGACGCGTTCGTCCTCCACGACCGCAACAGCAGGAACGGCACCTACGTCAACGAGCGGCGCATCACCCGGCACCCGCTGGCCCCGGGTGACGTCATCCGGATCGGCGACGAGACCTTCCTGTTCGAGACGCAGGAGGCGCTGGAGACGGTCATGGACCTCTCCCAGCTCGACGTGCCGCGTCCCACGGCCCTGGCGAACCCCAGCGCGCTCCGCGTCACCATCGCCGGCGGGGGCCCGGTCGGCCTCGCCTTCGCCCTGCTGCTCGAAAACGCCCTGCAGGGACGGGTGTTCATCACCGTCTACGAGGGGCGGTGGGTGAAGAACGGTACGACGGTGGCCTGGAAGGACGAGACGCTGGGCAACGTCCGCCGCCAGCAGGTCGTCACCATCCAGAGCCGCCAGTACCTCGCGCTGACCGAGGAGATGCAGTCCGCGCTGTTCGCCGAGGGGCAGCACTTCTCCGAGATGTGGCCCGTCGGGCCCGACTCCGTCGACGGCCGGCCTCCCCGCAACATCCGGATCGCCTACGTCGAGGACAAGCTGCTGGAACTGGCCAACAGCAAGTCCGCGATCCGGCTCGTGCCCAAGCGCTTCGACCCCTCGGAGCACGAGCACCGGGTCGCCAACGACCATGTCCTGGCGATCTGCGACGGCGGACGGTCCCGCACCCGCGAGCACTACGCCGACCGCTTCGGCGCGGCCGACGCGTCCATCTACTCCCTCGACGGCGAACACCTCCAGGACGTGGTGCTGGGGCTGCGCGTCAAGTCGCCGCTCACGGACCGGATGAGCGTCCTGCTCACCGTGTCGCAGAACAGGTTCCTGCTCAACTCGCTGCGCGGCGAGGGCTTCTTGAACATGAGGCTCACCCGCGAGGAGACCAAGGCCGTGATCGGCATCGATCCCGTCCGGCAGGTCTTCGAGGAGTGCATCGCCGCCCGTCCCTGCGTGATGAGCCGCCACGAGGACAACGAGTTCGTCTGTCCCACCCACGGCACCCTCTTCCTGCCCGCCCTGCTGCGCGGCTCGCACCTGTGGAAGCGGATCCGTGAGGGCCTCAAGCTGTTCGGTGTGGCCGAGGACGACCTCAGCGCCATCACCTCGTTCCGGCTGGACATGGTGCAGCGCCCCAGGTTCACGGCGCAGCTCACCCGCTCCACCGCGACGACCCCGGGAACGTACGGCTTCCTGCTGGGCGACGCCGCCAACGCCATCCACTTCTGGCCGGGGCGCGGTCTCAACAGCGGTCTCGCCTCCGCCGTTTCGCTGGCCCGCTCGCTCAGCCGCACCTGGCAGGGCCGGCCGTTGCGGGACGCCGACTTCATCCGGCACGAGGCCGCGATGTCCATGCTGCAGTACCGGCACAAGAGCCGCGCGTGGAACGCCATGGTCACCACCGACGAACAGGGCGCCACCCGCGCGATCAAGGACATCATCGCCCGCAGCATGGAGCAGGGCGAGTCTCCGGTCGCCGCCATGGCACAGGCCGGCGGTTCCGAGGCCGAGGCCGAGGCCGAGCAGCCCGACCTGGACGCGCTGCTTGAGCGCATGCGCGCGATACGCGACCGGCTGGAAACCCGCCTTCCCGGCATGCCCTCCGACGAGGAACTGCGCGAACACCTCGCCACGCTCGCCCCGTCGACCCTGCGGACGCTCCAGGAGAGCGGTGCGTGGGACACACTGATCGTCGGCGGCGAGGAGGCCGACATCGACCTCTTCTACCAGGAGGACGCCCCCATCTACGCACCCCGGCCCGCGGACCCGCGTGTGACGGGACCCGACTCGGGACCGGGTCCGGTGGCCCTCGACCGGGCTTGA
- a CDS encoding serine/threonine-protein kinase translates to MHHEDAVSPDESPERLIADRYRLLSALGEGGMGTVWRARDEVLRREVAIKEVRAPSGQSAEKIQRMYTRLEREAWAAARITAPNVITVHDVVTDGDRPWIVMELVRGRSLAELIRTQGALTPQETARIGAEVLSALRAAHAADVLHRDVKPANVLLAEDDRVVLTDFGIAMVVGDTALTMTGEVVGSPEYLAPEQALGRALGPATDLWSLGVLLHTAVQGRSPFRQDSALGTLRAVVDDEPPSPHRAGPLTSVIEGLLRKDPAERASAEQTARDLRLIAAGGTPDADVTATDSTPAVTVAGAQPSSSDLTSDVTLDAPTEDPRLATRVSSSDAAATRTAATRTAETEAAAARTAATEAAAAQSAVTHAAGARSAATEATSAATADARTGDVHAKAQPAAAGGTSETVVDAPAGQAQSSPQVSPFDVTATSTTGPVAPTAPVGTFGPAQPAAALTPPQPQPAYSLPTASGPVTTETPAPARSGGKRKGYLLVALATVSALLLGGLGYALTRDDEDRADGKNPGAETSSSAQQAQNGSPTADADGNGSGAEGQPPVTVKVTGTNTTYAGSCPPPQGEAPAFTATFEVTELPVRFTYRWVSAEGSVVDKTWRALTFSEGGPRTHQETIRVTTYAQEGTLASAMGVEIKSSQQTISDTVPFTLTCE, encoded by the coding sequence ATGCACCACGAGGACGCAGTGTCTCCGGACGAGAGCCCGGAGCGGCTGATCGCCGACCGCTACCGCCTGCTGTCCGCCCTCGGTGAGGGCGGCATGGGAACCGTGTGGCGCGCTCGCGACGAGGTGCTGCGCCGTGAGGTCGCCATCAAGGAGGTGCGCGCCCCCTCCGGACAGTCGGCCGAGAAGATCCAGCGCATGTACACCCGGCTGGAGCGGGAGGCGTGGGCCGCGGCGCGTATCACCGCCCCCAATGTGATCACCGTCCACGACGTGGTCACCGACGGTGACCGCCCGTGGATCGTGATGGAGCTGGTCCGTGGCCGCTCGCTCGCGGAACTGATCAGAACCCAGGGCGCGTTGACCCCGCAGGAGACCGCGCGGATCGGCGCCGAGGTGCTGAGCGCGCTGCGTGCCGCGCACGCCGCCGATGTGCTGCACCGTGACGTGAAACCGGCCAACGTCCTGCTGGCCGAGGACGACAGGGTGGTCCTCACCGACTTCGGTATCGCCATGGTCGTCGGCGACACCGCGCTCACCATGACCGGCGAGGTGGTCGGTTCCCCCGAGTACCTCGCACCGGAACAGGCCCTGGGCCGCGCCCTGGGTCCCGCCACGGACCTGTGGTCCCTCGGTGTCCTGCTCCACACCGCCGTGCAGGGCCGTTCGCCCTTCCGGCAGGACAGCGCCCTGGGCACCCTGCGTGCCGTCGTCGACGACGAGCCGCCGTCCCCGCACCGGGCCGGTCCTCTGACCTCGGTCATCGAGGGGCTCCTGCGCAAGGACCCCGCCGAGCGGGCCTCCGCCGAGCAGACGGCGCGGGACCTGCGCCTCATAGCCGCCGGCGGCACGCCCGACGCCGACGTCACGGCGACGGACTCCACACCTGCGGTGACCGTCGCCGGCGCGCAGCCCTCCTCGTCGGACCTCACCTCGGACGTCACCCTCGACGCGCCCACCGAGGATCCGCGCCTCGCGACGCGGGTCTCGTCCTCGGACGCCGCGGCGACGCGAACCGCCGCGACGCGAACCGCCGAGACCGAGGCCGCGGCAGCGCGGACCGCAGCCACGGAAGCCGCGGCGGCACAGTCCGCGGTGACGCACGCCGCAGGGGCGCGGAGCGCGGCGACCGAAGCCACGTCGGCGGCGACCGCCGACGCGCGGACCGGGGACGTACACGCGAAGGCGCAGCCCGCCGCCGCGGGCGGTACGTCGGAGACCGTCGTCGACGCGCCCGCCGGGCAGGCGCAGAGCTCACCGCAGGTCTCACCCTTCGACGTGACGGCTACGAGCACGACCGGCCCCGTCGCCCCCACCGCCCCCGTCGGCACCTTCGGGCCCGCTCAGCCGGCAGCGGCGCTCACACCGCCGCAGCCCCAGCCGGCGTACTCGCTCCCGACGGCGAGCGGCCCGGTCACCACGGAGACGCCCGCCCCCGCCCGGTCGGGGGGCAAGCGCAAGGGCTACCTGCTGGTGGCGCTGGCGACCGTGTCCGCCCTGCTGCTGGGCGGACTGGGCTACGCCCTGACGCGTGACGACGAGGACCGGGCGGACGGCAAGAACCCCGGCGCGGAGACGAGTTCCTCCGCGCAGCAGGCACAGAACGGTTCGCCCACCGCGGACGCCGACGGCAACGGCTCGGGCGCCGAGGGACAGCCGCCGGTCACGGTGAAGGTCACGGGGACGAACACGACGTACGCGGGGAGCTGCCCGCCGCCCCAGGGGGAGGCACCCGCGTTCACGGCCACCTTCGAAGTGACGGAGCTGCCCGTGCGGTTCACCTACCGATGGGTCTCGGCGGAAGGGTCGGTGGTCGACAAGACGTGGCGGGCGCTGACCTTCTCGGAAGGCGGGCCCCGCACCCACCAGGAGACGATCCGTGTGACGACGTACGCGCAGGAGGGGACGCTGGCGAGTGCGATGGGCGTGGAGATCAAGTCGTCGCAGCAGACCATCTCCGACACGGTGCCGTTCACGCTGACATGCGAGTGA
- a CDS encoding MFS transporter: MPLALLALAVVAFGIGTTEFATMGLLPQIADGVGVSVPQAGNLVSAYALGVVVGAPVLTGIGARVPHKRLLLLLSGLFVIGNAASALAPNFGLLFAARFLSGLPHGALFGVVAVVASRLVAPDRAARAVSKMFLGLTVANIVGVPASTALGQQLGWRSAYWTVAVIGLIALVALALFVPHQPRGQLSGIRHELRAMGNRQVAIGLATAVVGFGGFFAVYSYLVPMLTHLTGISDTSTTLVLALYGVGMTGGTLLAGPLTDRALRPTLYGGLALLAAALVTFYFTVHSTVPALITITVIGAMGSLITTPVQMLLMAKAKNAPTMAAASNHSAFNLANAGGAWLGGLVISAGWGWASPNLVGAALAVAGLGLAFTGGLMDRGGPRSETITKSVGPAEASPTGEGAEHQRT, from the coding sequence ATGCCCCTGGCCCTGCTGGCCCTTGCCGTCGTCGCGTTCGGCATCGGCACCACCGAGTTCGCCACCATGGGACTGCTGCCCCAGATCGCCGACGGCGTCGGCGTGTCCGTGCCGCAGGCCGGCAATCTCGTCTCCGCCTACGCGCTCGGGGTCGTCGTCGGCGCCCCCGTGCTCACGGGCATCGGTGCGCGCGTCCCCCACAAACGACTCCTGCTGCTCCTGAGCGGCCTGTTCGTGATCGGCAACGCCGCGTCCGCGCTCGCCCCCAACTTCGGCCTGCTCTTCGCCGCGCGTTTCCTGTCGGGTCTGCCGCACGGAGCGCTGTTCGGCGTGGTAGCGGTCGTCGCCTCCCGGCTCGTCGCTCCCGACCGGGCGGCACGCGCCGTCTCGAAGATGTTCCTCGGGCTGACCGTCGCGAACATCGTCGGCGTACCGGCCAGCACGGCGCTCGGGCAGCAACTGGGCTGGCGCTCCGCCTACTGGACGGTCGCCGTCATCGGCCTCATCGCCCTGGTCGCGCTGGCCCTCTTCGTCCCCCACCAGCCACGCGGGCAGCTGTCCGGCATCCGGCACGAGCTGCGGGCGATGGGCAACCGGCAGGTCGCGATCGGCCTGGCCACGGCGGTCGTCGGATTCGGCGGGTTCTTCGCCGTCTACAGCTACCTGGTGCCGATGCTCACGCATCTGACGGGCATCTCGGACACATCGACCACGCTGGTCCTCGCGCTCTACGGCGTCGGCATGACCGGCGGCACCCTGCTCGCGGGCCCGCTCACGGACCGGGCACTACGACCGACGCTGTACGGGGGACTCGCTCTCCTCGCCGCGGCGCTGGTGACGTTCTACTTCACCGTCCACAGCACCGTGCCCGCCCTGATCACGATCACCGTCATCGGGGCGATGGGCTCCCTCATCACCACGCCCGTCCAGATGCTCCTCATGGCCAAGGCGAAGAACGCGCCGACCATGGCGGCGGCCTCCAACCACTCCGCTTTCAACCTGGCCAACGCGGGCGGCGCCTGGCTCGGCGGTCTGGTCATCTCGGCGGGCTGGGGCTGGGCCTCGCCCAACCTGGTCGGCGCGGCCCTCGCCGTGGCGGGCCTGGGCCTCGCCTTCACCGGGGGCCTCATGGACCGGGGCGGCCCCCGCTCCGAGACGATCACGAAGTCCGTGGGACCGGCCGAGGCCTCGCCGACGGGAGAGGGTGCGGAGCACCAGCGCACCTAG
- a CDS encoding 2-phosphosulfolactate phosphatase, whose product MDTRFSGIADLVGTPSVVVVVDVMRAFTVAAWAFAQGAEKIVLAASLDEALALKARHPDWVALKDGPPAPGFDAVNSPGLLRSVDLAGRTVVQKTTAGTVGALAVKGARLVLCAGFVVAEATARLLRRHDPAGVTFVVTGEDGRAEEDLACAQYIARRATGAGTDPADFLRRAAASRAAVELAEGIRQGAHPDDVALCLELDRFPFAMVATSEGPLMVLRPHAMP is encoded by the coding sequence ATGGACACTCGTTTCTCCGGCATCGCGGATCTGGTCGGGACCCCGTCCGTGGTGGTCGTGGTCGACGTCATGCGTGCCTTCACCGTGGCCGCCTGGGCCTTTGCACAGGGGGCGGAAAAGATCGTTCTCGCCGCGTCCCTGGACGAGGCCCTGGCGCTCAAGGCCCGTCACCCGGACTGGGTGGCGCTCAAGGACGGCCCGCCCGCGCCCGGCTTCGACGCCGTCAACTCGCCGGGGCTGCTGCGGTCCGTCGACCTCGCCGGCCGGACCGTCGTACAGAAGACCACGGCGGGGACGGTCGGCGCCCTCGCGGTCAAGGGGGCGCGGCTGGTGCTGTGCGCCGGCTTCGTGGTGGCGGAGGCGACGGCTCGGCTCCTGCGCAGGCACGACCCCGCCGGTGTCACGTTCGTGGTCACCGGCGAGGACGGGCGGGCCGAGGAGGACCTGGCGTGCGCCCAGTACATCGCCCGGCGGGCCACCGGAGCCGGGACCGATCCCGCGGACTTCCTCCGCCGCGCCGCCGCCTCGCGCGCCGCCGTCGAACTGGCGGAGGGCATACGTCAGGGAGCCCATCCCGACGACGTCGCGCTCTGCCTTGAGCTCGACCGGTTCCCCTTCGCCATGGTCGCGACCTCGGAGGGTCCGCTCATGGTCCTGCGCCCCCACGCGATGCCGTAG